The Streptococcus toyakuensis genome has a window encoding:
- a CDS encoding LLM class flavin-dependent oxidoreductase: MVELGISTFGETTELEGIGQTYSHAERIRQLVAEIELADKVGLDVYGIGEHHRADFAVSAPEIVLAAGAVNTKKIRLTSAVSILSSMDPIRLFQQYATIDALSNGRAEIMAGRGSFTESFPLFGYDLKDYEALFDEKLDLLQLVNEKIKLDWQGRLTQTISGKEVYPRPVQDKLPLWIATGGHVESTVKIAQTGLPIVYAIIGGNPRYFKKLIQAYREIGSEAGYASQELKVGAHSWGWIAEDGEQAVKDYFHPTKQVVDAISKDRPHWQELRYEQYLEQVGPNGAMFVGNPDQVAEKLIRMIEDLGLDRFMLHLPLGSMTHDQVLRAIELFGMQVAPKVREYFAMKEA; this comes from the coding sequence ATGGTAGAATTGGGAATTTCAACATTTGGGGAAACAACGGAGCTTGAAGGGATTGGGCAAACTTACAGTCATGCTGAACGCATTCGTCAGTTGGTGGCGGAGATTGAGCTGGCTGACAAGGTTGGTTTGGATGTGTATGGGATTGGTGAGCATCATCGAGCAGATTTTGCAGTATCAGCCCCAGAGATTGTCCTGGCAGCTGGGGCAGTCAATACCAAAAAAATCCGTTTGACCAGTGCAGTCAGCATTCTCTCAAGTATGGATCCGATTCGATTGTTCCAACAATATGCCACTATCGATGCTTTGTCAAATGGACGTGCGGAGATTATGGCCGGAAGGGGTTCTTTCACGGAATCTTTTCCCTTGTTTGGCTATGATTTGAAAGACTACGAAGCTCTTTTTGATGAGAAATTAGACTTGCTTCAATTAGTCAATGAAAAGATAAAACTAGATTGGCAAGGTCGATTGACCCAAACAATCTCTGGCAAAGAAGTTTATCCTCGTCCAGTTCAGGACAAATTGCCCTTGTGGATAGCGACAGGTGGTCATGTAGAATCAACAGTGAAGATTGCTCAGACAGGCCTACCGATTGTCTATGCCATTATTGGTGGTAACCCTCGTTATTTTAAAAAGTTGATTCAGGCTTATCGTGAGATTGGAAGCGAAGCGGGTTATGCCAGTCAGGAACTAAAGGTTGGAGCTCATTCTTGGGGTTGGATTGCTGAAGATGGTGAGCAGGCTGTAAAAGATTATTTCCATCCGACTAAGCAAGTGGTGGATGCTATTTCCAAAGACCGTCCGCACTGGCAGGAATTGCGTTATGAGCAATATTTGGAGCAAGTTGGGCCAAATGGTGCTATGTTTGTGGGCAATCCAGATCAGGTGGCCGAAAAATTGATTCGTATGATTGAAGACTTAGGTTTGGACCGCTTCATGCTCCATCTACCGCTTGGTTCCATGACCCATGACCAGGTTCTGAGAGCTATTGAACTATTCGGAATGCAAGTGGCACCCAAAGTACGGGAATACTTTGCCATGAAAGAGGCTTAA
- a CDS encoding mannitol-1-phosphate 5-dehydrogenase: protein MKHSVHFGAGNIGRGFIGEILFKNGFHIDFVDVNNQIIHALNEKGKYEIEIAQKGQSRIEVTNVAGINSKEDPEQVIEAIQKTDIITTAIGPNILPFIAELLAKGIEARRVAGNTQALDVMACENMIGGSQFLYQEVKKYLSPEGLTFADNYIGFPNAAVDRIVPAQSHEDSLFVVVEPFNEWVVETKRLKNPDLRLKDVHYEEDLEPFIERKLFSVNSGHATSAYIGAHYGAKTILEALQNPNIKSRIESVLAEIRSLLIAKWNFDKKELENYHKVIIERFENPFIVDEVSRVARTPIRKLGYNERFIRPIRELKELSLSYKNLLKTVGYAFDYRDVNDEESIRLGELLAKQSVKDVVIQVTGLDDPELIEQIVEYI from the coding sequence ATGAAACATTCTGTTCATTTTGGTGCCGGTAATATCGGTCGTGGTTTTATAGGTGAAATTCTATTTAAAAATGGTTTCCATATTGATTTTGTGGATGTCAATAATCAGATAATTCATGCTCTAAATGAAAAGGGCAAGTATGAAATTGAAATTGCACAGAAAGGACAGTCTCGTATAGAAGTAACTAATGTGGCTGGCATTAATAGCAAAGAAGACCCTGAGCAAGTCATTGAAGCGATTCAAAAGACGGATATTATTACTACTGCAATCGGACCTAATATACTCCCTTTTATCGCTGAACTTCTAGCCAAAGGAATCGAAGCTCGCCGAGTTGCAGGAAATACACAGGCATTGGATGTTATGGCCTGTGAAAATATGATTGGCGGGTCTCAATTTCTTTATCAAGAAGTCAAGAAATATTTAAGTCCGGAAGGTTTGACATTTGCTGATAACTACATCGGTTTTCCAAATGCTGCAGTAGACAGGATTGTTCCAGCACAAAGTCACGAAGATTCCCTTTTTGTTGTGGTCGAACCCTTTAATGAATGGGTCGTGGAAACCAAGCGTCTTAAAAATCCAGATTTACGTCTAAAAGATGTGCATTATGAAGAAGATTTAGAACCCTTTATTGAGCGAAAACTTTTTTCAGTCAATTCTGGACATGCAACTTCAGCTTACATTGGTGCGCATTATGGTGCCAAGACAATTTTGGAAGCTCTTCAAAATCCTAATATCAAATCTCGGATTGAATCTGTATTAGCTGAAATTCGGAGTCTCTTGATTGCCAAATGGAACTTTGATAAAAAAGAATTGGAGAATTATCACAAAGTCATTATAGAACGGTTTGAAAATCCTTTCATAGTGGACGAAGTTAGTCGCGTAGCTCGTACTCCAATCCGAAAATTAGGCTATAATGAACGATTCATCCGGCCGATACGTGAATTGAAAGAACTCAGTTTGTCATATAAAAACCTACTTAAAACAGTTGGCTATGCCTTTGACTATCGCGATGTAAATGATGAAGAAAGTATTCGATTAGGTGAATTGTTGGCTAAACAATCAGTCAAAGATGTTGTTATACAAGTTACAGGTTTAGACGACCCAGAATTGATTGAGCAAATTGTAGAGTATATTTAA
- a CDS encoding uroporphyrinogen decarboxylase family protein: MTSKRELVFKAIRGEEVERVPVGFWFHFVTLEEKGQGLNNPRIFQKSVEGHRKYVERIHPDFVKMMSDGFFIYPSNVYSPLVSSIQELASIESIGENHPWIQQQVEVVEAIRATFTEDIASFYNIFSPISYLKRWFRTETSRGDKEVANLLLENPELFREILDVIAEDIAILTKAIIQDGGADGIYLSTQEIQDERITAELYQTYIEPSNIKVLEAANQVGGVNILHICGFQGASNNVTIFKDYPAQVFNWATHHEAVSLPQGQELFHGKAVLGGFENGKQSLLYGGSKAKLQEETKRLLDEAGRRGVLLGADCTVPDDFELERLDWIRQAAILE, from the coding sequence ATGACAAGTAAAAGAGAGCTGGTTTTTAAAGCCATCCGAGGAGAAGAGGTGGAACGAGTTCCTGTAGGCTTTTGGTTTCATTTTGTAACACTGGAGGAAAAAGGGCAAGGTTTAAATAACCCACGTATCTTTCAAAAAAGTGTAGAGGGACATCGGAAGTACGTTGAAAGAATTCATCCTGATTTTGTCAAAATGATGAGTGACGGATTTTTCATTTATCCAAGTAATGTCTACAGTCCTTTGGTTTCAAGTATTCAGGAGCTGGCTTCTATTGAGTCGATTGGTGAAAACCATCCTTGGATTCAGCAACAAGTAGAAGTGGTAGAAGCTATTCGAGCAACCTTCACTGAGGACATTGCTTCATTCTACAATATCTTTTCTCCGATTTCCTACCTGAAACGTTGGTTTCGTACAGAGACTTCTAGAGGTGATAAGGAGGTTGCTAATCTATTACTCGAAAATCCAGAGCTATTCAGGGAGATTTTAGATGTAATAGCTGAGGATATCGCAATCCTAACCAAGGCAATCATTCAGGATGGTGGAGCAGATGGAATCTATCTCAGTACACAAGAAATTCAGGATGAGCGCATCACAGCAGAATTGTATCAGACCTATATCGAGCCAAGCAACATAAAGGTTTTAGAAGCTGCCAATCAGGTAGGTGGGGTAAATATCCTGCATATCTGCGGTTTCCAAGGTGCCAGTAACAATGTGACTATTTTCAAAGATTATCCAGCCCAGGTTTTCAATTGGGCAACCCACCATGAAGCAGTCAGTTTACCTCAAGGTCAGGAGCTATTTCATGGCAAAGCGGTCTTGGGTGGTTTTGAAAATGGGAAGCAGAGCCTGCTTTATGGAGGTAGCAAGGCTAAACTACAAGAGGAAACCAAACGCTTGTTAGATGAGGCTGGACGTAGAGGAGTTCTTCTTGGAGCAGATTGCACAGTTCCAGATGACTTTGAATTAGAAAGATTAGACTGGATTCGTCAGGCTGCTATTTTAGAATAG
- a CDS encoding chlorohydrolase: protein MKIKEQTRKLAAGCSKHCFEVVDRTDEVSSKYCFEVADGC, encoded by the coding sequence ATGAAAATCAAAGAGCAAACTAGGAAGCTAGCCGCAGGCTGCTCAAAGCACTGCTTTGAGGTGGTAGATAGAACTGATGAAGTCAGCTCAAAATACTGTTTTGAGGTTGCAGATGGATGCTAA
- a CDS encoding PTS mannitol-specific transporter subunit IIBC has product MEEKVSLKVRVQKLGTSLSNMVMPNIGAFIAWGVLTALFIADGYLPNEQLATVVGPMLTYLLPILIGYTGGYMIHGQRGAVVGAIATVGAITGSSVPMFIGAMVMGSLGGWTIKKFDEKFQEKIRPGFEMLVNNFSAGLVGFALLLLAFYAIGPVVSTLTGAVGNGVEAIVNARLLPIANIIIEPAKVLFLNNALNHGIFTPLGVEQVAQAGKSILFLLEANPGPGLGILLAYAVFGKGSAKSSSWGAMLIHFFGGIHEIYFPYVMMKPTLFLAAMAGGISGTFTFQLLDAGLKSPASPGSIIAIMATAPKGVWPHLNVLLGVLVAAVVSFLVAALILHADKSTEDSLEAAQAATQAAKAQSKGQLVSTSVDAVVSTDSVEKIIFACDAGMGSSAMGASILRDKVKKAGLEIPVSNQAISNLLDTPKTLIVTQEELTPRAKDKSPSAIHVSVDNFLASPRYDEIVASLTGASPIAEIEGDISTSAPVDSQEIDLNHIDAVVVAYGKAQGSATMGCETIRAIFRNKNIRIPVSTAKISELGEFNSKNIMIVTTISLQAEVQQTAPNSQFLIVDSLVTTPEYDKMAVRMYK; this is encoded by the coding sequence ATGGAAGAAAAAGTATCATTGAAAGTCAGAGTTCAAAAACTAGGGACATCGCTTTCAAATATGGTTATGCCCAATATTGGAGCATTTATTGCTTGGGGAGTGTTGACTGCCCTCTTTATCGCTGATGGCTATCTGCCAAATGAACAGTTAGCTACTGTTGTTGGTCCTATGTTAACGTATTTATTGCCAATCCTGATTGGTTACACAGGTGGATATATGATCCATGGTCAACGTGGTGCCGTTGTAGGAGCTATTGCTACTGTTGGTGCAATCACAGGTTCTAGTGTTCCTATGTTTATCGGAGCTATGGTAATGGGCTCACTGGGAGGATGGACTATCAAGAAATTTGATGAAAAGTTCCAGGAAAAAATTCGTCCCGGATTTGAAATGTTAGTTAATAATTTCTCAGCTGGTCTCGTTGGTTTTGCATTATTGCTTTTGGCTTTCTACGCAATCGGTCCAGTCGTATCGACTCTTACTGGAGCTGTTGGGAATGGTGTTGAGGCTATTGTTAATGCTCGCCTCCTTCCTATAGCTAATATTATCATCGAACCGGCTAAAGTCCTTTTCCTCAATAATGCCCTCAATCATGGCATTTTTACTCCTCTGGGAGTAGAACAGGTAGCTCAAGCTGGTAAGTCAATTCTCTTCCTATTGGAAGCTAATCCTGGACCAGGCCTGGGAATTCTATTAGCTTATGCTGTATTCGGTAAAGGTTCTGCTAAATCTTCTTCTTGGGGGGCAATGCTTATTCATTTCTTCGGAGGGATTCATGAAATTTACTTTCCTTATGTTATGATGAAGCCTACTCTATTTTTAGCTGCTATGGCAGGAGGTATCTCTGGAACTTTTACTTTTCAACTCTTAGACGCTGGTCTTAAATCTCCAGCTTCACCAGGTTCTATTATTGCGATTATGGCTACGGCGCCAAAAGGCGTTTGGCCCCATCTAAATGTTCTTCTAGGTGTTTTAGTGGCAGCAGTTGTTTCTTTCCTTGTAGCAGCCCTTATTCTTCATGCAGACAAGTCAACTGAGGATTCGCTCGAAGCTGCTCAGGCGGCTACCCAAGCAGCTAAGGCTCAGTCTAAAGGTCAGTTAGTATCAACTTCTGTTGATGCAGTTGTTTCGACAGACTCAGTGGAAAAAATCATTTTCGCCTGCGATGCTGGTATGGGAAGCTCTGCTATGGGAGCTAGTATTCTTCGAGATAAGGTTAAAAAAGCAGGTCTAGAGATTCCAGTATCTAATCAGGCAATCTCAAATTTGCTTGATACACCAAAAACATTAATTGTTACTCAGGAAGAACTGACACCAAGAGCTAAAGACAAGAGTCCAAGTGCTATTCATGTTTCTGTTGATAATTTCTTAGCGTCCCCTCGTTATGATGAAATTGTAGCTTCATTAACAGGAGCTTCTCCAATAGCAGAAATTGAAGGAGATATATCAACTTCAGCACCAGTAGATAGTCAGGAAATTGACCTTAACCATATTGATGCTGTAGTAGTTGCTTATGGTAAAGCACAGGGATCTGCAACTATGGGCTGTGAAACGATTCGGGCTATCTTTAGAAACAAGAATATTCGTATTCCAGTTTCTACTGCCAAAATTTCAGAATTAGGTGAATTTAATTCTAAAAACATAATGATTGTAACAACTATTTCTTTACAGGCAGAAGTGCAGCAAACAGCACCGAATTCTCAATTTCTTATTGTGGATAGTTTAGTAACAACACCAGAATATGACAAAATGGCTGTTAGAATGTACAAATAG
- a CDS encoding uroporphyrinogen decarboxylase family protein, with the protein MSEKREWVLKAFRGEVVDRVPVGFWHHFTSEEEWLKGFSNPVIIEKNIQGHKRFIRDLHPDFIKLMSDGYFAYPNPVIGKGKSLQELAEIEPLGEDHPWIREQVELVKKIKQEFTEDIVAIYNIFAPVTYLKWLLGEVSGGDDLIADFLVQDSQKLKKVLDVIAQDIASLSQAIIKDAGADGIYLSVQSIQDARVSAEAYQEIIAPSELTVLKAAKSVGGVNILHICGYEGARNDIHIFADYPAHVFNWAVGPEGISLKEGREIFKGRAVLGGFENGEDGLLYRGSKEEIQAETKRLIEETGKDGLILGADCTIPSDIAVERIQWVREALAK; encoded by the coding sequence ATGTCAGAAAAAAGAGAATGGGTTTTAAAAGCATTTAGAGGAGAAGTAGTTGACCGTGTACCTGTAGGTTTTTGGCACCACTTTACATCAGAAGAGGAATGGTTAAAGGGATTTTCCAATCCTGTGATTATTGAAAAGAACATACAAGGTCACAAACGTTTTATCCGTGACCTACATCCAGACTTTATCAAGTTGATGAGTGATGGCTATTTTGCTTATCCAAATCCAGTTATAGGTAAAGGGAAATCACTCCAAGAGTTGGCAGAGATTGAACCTCTGGGTGAAGATCATCCGTGGATTAGAGAGCAGGTAGAATTAGTGAAGAAGATTAAGCAGGAGTTTACGGAAGATATTGTTGCTATTTACAATATTTTTGCGCCTGTGACCTACCTCAAATGGTTACTTGGAGAAGTGTCTGGTGGAGATGATCTCATTGCAGATTTCTTAGTTCAAGATTCTCAGAAATTGAAAAAAGTCCTTGATGTGATTGCGCAAGATATCGCTAGCTTGAGTCAAGCTATTATTAAAGATGCAGGAGCAGACGGTATTTATCTCAGTGTGCAAAGTATTCAGGATGCGCGTGTTTCTGCTGAAGCCTATCAGGAGATTATTGCGCCGAGTGAACTGACTGTTTTAAAAGCGGCTAAGTCGGTTGGTGGGGTAAATATCCTTCATATCTGTGGCTATGAAGGAGCTCGAAATGATATTCATATCTTTGCCGACTATCCAGCTCATGTTTTTAACTGGGCAGTTGGTCCAGAAGGAATTAGCCTAAAAGAAGGTCGTGAGATTTTCAAGGGTCGTGCTGTTCTGGGAGGATTTGAAAACGGTGAAGATGGCCTTCTTTATCGAGGCAGTAAGGAAGAAATTCAAGCTGAAACCAAACGCTTGATAGAAGAAACAGGTAAAGATGGCCTCATACTTGGGGCAGATTGTACCATTCCGAGCGATATTGCAGTTGAGCGTATCCAGTGGGTGAGAGAAGCATTAGCTAAATAA
- a CDS encoding PTS sugar transporter subunit IIA, with the protein MKLEKHLIKLNKQFSNKEEAICYCGQVLYEGGYVNEDYIEAMIERDKELSVYMGNFIAIPHGTDAAKKDVLKSGITVVQVPRGVDFGNVSNPQVATVLFGIAGIGNEHLEIIQKISIFCADVDNVLKLADAQSKEEVLRLFDAVE; encoded by the coding sequence ATGAAACTTGAAAAACATTTGATTAAGCTTAATAAACAATTTTCTAACAAGGAGGAAGCTATTTGTTATTGTGGGCAAGTTCTTTATGAGGGTGGATATGTTAATGAAGACTATATTGAAGCCATGATTGAGCGAGATAAAGAGCTATCTGTTTACATGGGTAACTTTATCGCCATACCGCATGGAACAGATGCAGCAAAAAAGGATGTCCTCAAGTCTGGTATTACAGTCGTTCAAGTCCCTAGAGGGGTTGATTTTGGGAATGTATCTAACCCTCAAGTGGCAACGGTTCTTTTTGGTATTGCTGGTATTGGTAATGAACACTTAGAAATTATTCAGAAAATTTCTATCTTCTGTGCAGATGTAGATAATGTTCTTAAACTAGCAGATGCTCAGTCAAAAGAGGAAGTGTTGCGCTTATTTGATGCTGTTGAATAA
- a CDS encoding BglG family transcription antiterminator yields the protein MLLTKREEQLLKAFLHVGKLSMQDMTEILQVSSRTIYRTLSDLTDSMEQYGIEITKHGKYYILTGELDDLPTELEVLVEYSPQERQELITYRLLTESGFVTNEALQECMKVSNVTIIQDISDIDKRLLDFDLKIERQKGYRISGDSVGKRRFLAILLTNCISVADFSTGNFGSFDILEADRTRLASQIVNKQLSGFPDMDARMKMFFAILLSLIGQEQNIENSPNTSKQALEISQKIFQAYSKQTAQFYSIQEIIYFASILDELIIKRQDNPLFTEKFDGEFFYNISNLIDTVSMYTKIDFFKDKVLFNFLFHHIRLSLGVPILFQGENLPESVQILVERNKFLYTVISLLVNDIFPKYLHTEYEYGMIALHFISSLGRSPEIYPVRVLLLTDERRVTRDLLVSKIKSVAPFVELIDIQSLVDYHSIDLSQYDYILSTKPLTNQEIDVISSFPTVKELLELQERLQYVQAHRTIVARDAIAPEKSYDLQDYLISSSQLLSQFELVQLENNQSFEHTVEQIIQYQKNVSDRDYLTRKLLSHFQNSPMAIPNTGLVLLHSQSSKVTTNSFTMFELKLPISALSMKREEEEVKRCLLMLMSKEASEEARDLMTAISQSIIENHLYTEIYKTGNQSIIYQMLNTIFKEKIKKLEN from the coding sequence ATGCTATTAACCAAACGAGAAGAACAATTATTGAAGGCTTTCCTACATGTAGGGAAGCTTTCAATGCAAGACATGACTGAAATCTTACAGGTTTCATCTAGAACAATTTATCGAACTTTATCAGATTTGACAGATAGCATGGAGCAATATGGAATCGAAATAACGAAGCATGGGAAATACTATATTTTGACTGGAGAGTTGGATGATTTGCCGACAGAACTTGAAGTGTTAGTTGAGTATAGTCCCCAAGAAAGACAAGAGTTGATTACCTATCGCCTTCTGACTGAGAGTGGTTTTGTCACCAATGAAGCATTGCAAGAGTGCATGAAAGTCAGTAATGTAACTATTATTCAGGATATTTCAGATATTGATAAGCGTCTTTTAGACTTTGATCTGAAAATTGAACGACAAAAAGGTTATCGTATTTCTGGTGATTCAGTTGGTAAGAGAAGATTTTTGGCTATTTTACTGACAAACTGTATCTCAGTAGCAGATTTTTCAACCGGTAATTTTGGGAGCTTTGATATTTTAGAAGCAGATAGAACTAGGCTGGCCAGTCAGATTGTTAATAAGCAACTGTCAGGTTTTCCAGATATGGATGCTAGGATGAAGATGTTTTTTGCGATCTTGTTATCTCTTATAGGTCAGGAGCAAAACATTGAAAATTCACCTAATACTAGTAAGCAGGCTTTGGAAATTTCTCAAAAAATTTTTCAAGCTTACTCTAAGCAGACTGCACAATTTTATAGTATTCAGGAAATTATCTATTTTGCGAGCATCTTAGATGAATTAATCATTAAACGTCAGGACAATCCGCTCTTTACGGAGAAATTTGATGGTGAATTTTTCTACAATATTTCAAATCTGATTGATACGGTTTCCATGTATACCAAGATTGACTTTTTTAAGGACAAGGTTTTATTCAATTTTCTTTTCCATCATATTCGGCTCAGTTTAGGTGTCCCTATCCTTTTTCAGGGTGAAAATTTGCCAGAATCTGTCCAGATTTTAGTTGAAAGGAATAAATTTCTTTATACAGTCATCAGTCTTTTAGTGAATGATATTTTTCCGAAATATCTTCATACAGAGTATGAGTATGGCATGATTGCCCTACATTTTATCTCTAGCTTAGGCCGTAGTCCAGAGATTTATCCAGTCCGTGTTTTGCTTTTAACGGATGAACGTCGGGTCACTAGAGATTTATTAGTCAGTAAAATTAAGAGTGTTGCTCCTTTTGTAGAGTTGATAGATATTCAGTCTCTAGTAGATTACCACAGTATTGATCTCAGTCAGTATGATTATATTTTATCTACCAAGCCGCTGACTAATCAGGAAATCGATGTAATTTCTAGTTTTCCAACCGTCAAAGAACTGCTTGAATTACAGGAACGACTTCAGTATGTACAGGCACATCGTACAATTGTCGCGCGTGATGCTATCGCTCCAGAGAAAAGTTATGACTTGCAAGATTATTTAATATCTAGTAGTCAGCTTTTGAGTCAATTCGAGTTGGTTCAATTGGAGAATAATCAATCATTTGAGCACACGGTAGAACAAATCATCCAATATCAGAAGAATGTGAGTGACAGAGATTACCTAACAAGAAAATTGTTATCTCACTTCCAGAATAGTCCTATGGCTATTCCTAATACTGGTCTGGTGCTTTTACATAGTCAGTCTAGCAAAGTAACAACAAATAGTTTTACTATGTTTGAACTCAAACTACCTATCTCCGCATTGTCAATGAAACGAGAGGAAGAAGAGGTCAAAAGGTGTCTGCTAATGCTAATGTCTAAAGAAGCTAGCGAGGAAGCTAGAGATTTAATGACAGCTATTAGTCAGTCGATTATTGAAAATCATCTTTATACAGAGATTTACAAGACGGGAAATCAATCCATTATTTATCAGATGCTAAATACTATTTTTAAAGAAAAAATTAAGAAATTGGAGAACTAA
- the glmS gene encoding glutamine--fructose-6-phosphate transaminase (isomerizing): protein MCGIVGVVGNTNATDILIQGLEKLEYRGYDSAGIFVLGGAENHLVKAVGRIAELSAKTAGVEGTTGIGHTRWATHGKPTEDNAHPHRSETERFVLVHNGVIENYLEIKEEYLAGHNFKGQTDTEIAVHLIGKFAEEDGLSVLEAFKKALHIIRGSYAFALVDSQDPEVIYVAKNKSPLLIGLGEGYNMVCSDAMAMIRETNQYMEIHDQELVIVKADSVEVQDYDGNRRERASYTAELDLSDIGKGTYPYYMLKEIDEQPTVMRKLIQAYTDEAGQVVVAPAIIKAVQDADRIYILAAGTSYHAGFASKKMLEELTDTPVELGISSEWGYGMPLLSKKPLFIFISQSGETADSRQVLVKANEMGIPSLTVTNVPGSTLSREANHTMLLHAGPEIAVASTKAYTAQIAALAFLAKAVGEANGNAKAQAFDLVHELSIVAQSIESTLSEKETIEVKVRELLETTRNAFYIGRGQDYYVAMEASLKLKEISYIQCEGFAAGELKHGTIALIEEGTPVLTLLSDPVLANHTRGNIQEVAARGAKVLTIAEENVAKETDDIVLTTVHPYLSPISMVVPTQLVAYFATLHRGLDVDKPRNLAKSVTVE from the coding sequence ATGTGTGGAATTGTTGGTGTTGTTGGAAACACAAATGCAACTGATATTTTGATTCAAGGGCTTGAAAAGCTTGAATACCGTGGCTATGATTCTGCGGGAATTTTTGTCCTAGGTGGTGCTGAAAATCATCTGGTCAAGGCGGTTGGCCGTATTGCAGAATTGTCTGCTAAGACAGCTGGTGTGGAGGGAACAACTGGTATTGGACATACTCGTTGGGCGACTCACGGAAAACCAACGGAAGACAATGCTCACCCACACCGCTCTGAGACTGAACGTTTTGTCTTGGTGCATAACGGGGTGATTGAGAACTATCTTGAAATCAAGGAAGAATACCTTGCGGGGCACAACTTCAAAGGGCAAACAGATACGGAAATCGCCGTTCACTTGATCGGAAAATTTGCGGAAGAAGATGGCTTGTCAGTTCTTGAAGCTTTCAAAAAAGCTCTTCACATCATCCGTGGTTCTTATGCTTTTGCCTTGGTTGACTCACAAGATCCTGAAGTTATCTACGTAGCTAAGAATAAATCACCACTTTTGATTGGTCTTGGAGAAGGCTATAACATGGTCTGTTCAGATGCTATGGCTATGATTCGTGAGACTAATCAATATATGGAAATTCATGACCAAGAGTTGGTAATCGTCAAGGCAGATAGCGTAGAAGTTCAAGACTATGATGGCAATCGTCGTGAACGTGCTAGCTATACTGCAGAACTTGACTTGTCAGATATCGGTAAGGGAACTTATCCTTACTACATGCTCAAGGAAATTGACGAGCAACCAACGGTTATGCGGAAACTTATCCAAGCCTACACAGATGAGGCTGGTCAAGTTGTCGTAGCCCCAGCTATTATCAAGGCTGTTCAAGACGCAGACCGTATCTACATCCTTGCAGCTGGAACATCTTACCACGCAGGATTTGCTTCTAAGAAAATGTTGGAAGAATTGACAGATACGCCAGTTGAACTTGGAATCTCATCTGAGTGGGGCTACGGTATGCCACTTCTCAGCAAGAAACCACTTTTCATCTTTATCAGCCAGTCTGGTGAAACAGCGGATAGCCGTCAGGTTTTGGTCAAGGCTAATGAAATGGGAATCCCAAGCTTGACAGTGACAAATGTCCCAGGTTCAACCCTTTCACGTGAAGCTAACCATACCATGCTCCTTCACGCAGGTCCTGAAATTGCCGTAGCCTCAACCAAGGCCTATACAGCGCAAATTGCAGCCCTTGCCTTCCTTGCAAAAGCAGTCGGAGAAGCAAATGGCAATGCCAAAGCGCAAGCCTTTGATTTAGTTCATGAGTTGTCAATCGTAGCTCAGTCTATCGAATCAACTCTTTCAGAGAAAGAAACCATTGAAGTCAAGGTTCGTGAGCTACTTGAAACAACTCGTAACGCCTTTTACATCGGACGTGGTCAAGATTACTACGTAGCCATGGAAGCAAGTCTCAAACTTAAAGAGATTTCTTACATCCAGTGTGAAGGCTTTGCGGCAGGAGAACTCAAGCACGGAACTATTGCCTTGATTGAAGAAGGAACACCTGTTTTGACTCTCTTGTCAGATCCAGTCCTTGCCAACCACACTCGTGGAAATATCCAAGAGGTGGCAGCCCGTGGTGCAAAAGTCCTCACTATCGCAGAAGAAAATGTTGCTAAAGAGACAGACGATATCGTCCTTACGACTGTACACCCTTACCTCTCACCAATTTCAATGGTCGTACCAACACAATTGGTCGCTTACTTTGCAACCCTCCACCGTGGTCTTGATGTGGACAAACCACGTAACCTTGCTAAATCAGTAACGGTAGAATAG